A genomic segment from Nocardiopsis sp. Huas11 encodes:
- a CDS encoding DNA/RNA non-specific endonuclease: MPPAPEPSVSSNPPLSIDEQVGMLVDSEGKISPATFPEPSTYPGSIEVYASNLRTAGERVSGLGDDIKSSWGGLTSCYQAPEAGELYSVLDPVATDGDTVQRAMSRAATALDNFAEDLGAIKTRWSSLRTEAWDLRARIAEKGDEWRDEEGFLGFFGYGDAPLVEENDALITKGTQIIEDYVEAERVCANAINLFVPDRTRFQKASSDGELDPNVFYHGFDQDLSELATEWGIEGAATDEHWWVDTGAAVWDFGVGAVEGLGAAVGAHSSEGWFSMSWDDALLENWEGSLQSVSSLVGMYDAESDSYGWAGWGTVGDAWTEAAHAVVPWEEWGDRPGYVIGTALLNIGVAVAGVALTATGVGAAVGVPLLAWRGASILNKMNGSRLADVDLSPGDSPSPISIQLNLPNFAGGNRTLFEFDLSGFGGVDPRRIQDMQDALARFAERNDTPDGTGDSGAPTGSRPRTGDDTSTTNDNRRTSQGSGYTVEDLKDGMTAEDLLEFNAIGEQLEPDFRRADAEKGNGGNTDGNWEGSGDGDDGRELEYAGLRPGPNHLENSATPDTPRNQRVDLSDSDPDFDIPEDFRPSGPDLMDRSPTVTNSVDNDTRPGDSPTNGNDGPNNSHADDQDNGSNTVTTGNGNGPTGSGSGLPGYGDSDPGNGSNNTDSPDQPTRERGGVGDEAWNDRSLGDRYRPPMVDPERIHTLRPGDNGYPGPRSVFKPKWGLEPNSMYDLGHRGRFYTDDSGEIRFVDTHAGVKGDLNPELRNPRPNATYAVDVNEHPGHKYFYETDGSRRTTHAHGDLQRLSDEVEGDRKRSEINEDYRASDQGVSGGRGRQAYKPMAEYPEGEWDGGHFIGTGFGGSGHHINLHTQLRLLNQKQTGGVPETNFYALEDHWRDLLANDHRVDVSFDVTYPSTGGQVPTAVRVRYSIDGVEQEPIRYRNVPAPRTPENDPMWDDFQNNSGSD, encoded by the coding sequence GTGCCCCCAGCACCCGAACCGTCTGTATCCAGCAACCCACCGCTCAGCATCGACGAGCAGGTCGGGATGCTGGTCGACAGCGAGGGCAAGATCAGCCCGGCCACGTTCCCGGAGCCCAGCACCTACCCGGGCTCCATCGAGGTCTACGCGTCGAATCTTCGGACCGCGGGAGAAAGGGTCAGCGGCCTGGGCGACGACATCAAGTCCTCGTGGGGCGGACTGACGTCCTGCTACCAGGCCCCCGAAGCCGGGGAGCTCTACTCCGTGCTGGACCCGGTGGCCACCGACGGCGACACCGTCCAGCGGGCGATGAGCCGCGCCGCCACCGCCCTGGACAACTTCGCCGAGGACCTCGGCGCCATCAAGACCCGCTGGTCGAGCTTGCGCACCGAGGCATGGGACCTGCGCGCCCGTATCGCCGAGAAAGGCGACGAATGGCGCGACGAGGAGGGATTCCTCGGGTTCTTCGGCTACGGCGACGCCCCTCTGGTCGAGGAGAACGACGCCCTGATCACCAAGGGCACCCAAATCATCGAGGACTACGTGGAGGCCGAGCGCGTCTGCGCGAACGCCATCAACCTCTTCGTGCCGGACCGCACCAGGTTCCAGAAGGCGAGCTCCGACGGCGAGCTGGACCCGAACGTCTTCTACCACGGCTTCGACCAGGACCTGTCGGAGCTGGCGACCGAGTGGGGCATCGAAGGGGCCGCCACCGACGAGCACTGGTGGGTCGACACCGGCGCCGCTGTGTGGGACTTCGGGGTCGGCGCGGTCGAGGGCCTGGGCGCGGCGGTCGGCGCCCACAGCTCCGAGGGCTGGTTCTCCATGTCGTGGGACGACGCGCTGCTGGAGAACTGGGAGGGCAGCCTCCAGTCGGTGTCGTCCCTGGTGGGCATGTACGACGCCGAGTCCGACAGTTACGGGTGGGCGGGCTGGGGCACCGTCGGCGACGCCTGGACGGAGGCCGCCCACGCGGTGGTCCCGTGGGAGGAATGGGGCGACCGGCCCGGCTACGTGATCGGTACCGCGCTGCTCAACATCGGTGTGGCCGTCGCGGGTGTCGCGCTGACCGCGACCGGTGTCGGCGCCGCCGTCGGCGTCCCCCTGCTGGCCTGGCGCGGCGCGTCCATCCTCAACAAGATGAACGGCAGCCGCCTGGCGGACGTGGACCTGTCCCCGGGCGACTCCCCCTCCCCCATCTCGATCCAGCTCAACCTCCCGAACTTCGCCGGCGGCAACCGGACCCTGTTCGAGTTCGACCTGTCCGGCTTCGGGGGCGTGGACCCCCGGCGTATCCAGGACATGCAGGACGCCCTCGCCCGGTTCGCGGAGCGGAACGACACCCCGGACGGCACCGGCGACTCCGGTGCCCCCACCGGCTCCCGGCCCCGCACGGGTGACGACACCTCCACGACGAACGACAACCGGCGCACGTCCCAGGGTTCCGGCTACACCGTGGAGGACCTCAAGGACGGCATGACCGCCGAGGACCTCCTCGAGTTCAACGCGATCGGGGAACAGCTCGAGCCGGACTTCCGCCGGGCCGACGCCGAGAAGGGCAACGGCGGCAACACCGACGGTAACTGGGAGGGCTCAGGAGACGGGGACGACGGCCGTGAGCTGGAGTACGCCGGCCTCCGCCCGGGCCCGAACCACCTGGAGAACTCCGCGACCCCGGACACGCCGCGCAACCAGCGGGTCGACCTCTCCGACTCGGACCCCGACTTCGACATCCCGGAGGACTTCCGCCCGAGCGGCCCGGACCTGATGGACCGGTCCCCGACCGTCACCAACAGCGTCGACAACGACACCCGGCCGGGCGACTCTCCCACCAACGGCAACGACGGCCCGAACAACTCCCACGCCGACGACCAGGACAACGGTTCGAACACGGTCACCACCGGCAACGGCAACGGCCCCACGGGTTCGGGCTCCGGCCTTCCGGGCTACGGCGACAGCGATCCTGGAAACGGATCGAACAACACCGACAGCCCCGACCAACCCACTCGGGAGCGGGGCGGCGTCGGTGACGAGGCCTGGAACGATAGGAGCCTTGGTGATCGCTATCGGCCGCCGATGGTGGATCCTGAGCGGATCCACACGCTACGTCCCGGTGACAATGGTTACCCGGGACCGAGGTCGGTCTTCAAACCGAAGTGGGGCCTGGAACCGAACTCGATGTACGACCTCGGGCACCGTGGACGGTTCTACACTGACGACAGCGGTGAGATCCGCTTCGTCGACACGCACGCGGGGGTGAAGGGAGACCTCAACCCCGAACTGCGCAATCCGCGACCGAACGCCACCTACGCGGTTGATGTCAACGAACACCCCGGCCACAAGTACTTCTACGAAACCGACGGAAGTCGCCGGACCACCCACGCCCATGGTGATCTTCAGCGGCTCAGCGACGAGGTGGAAGGCGACCGCAAGCGCAGTGAGATCAACGAGGACTACCGTGCTTCCGACCAGGGCGTATCGGGAGGACGGGGGCGTCAAGCCTACAAGCCGATGGCGGAGTACCCCGAGGGCGAATGGGACGGCGGCCACTTCATCGGCACCGGATTCGGCGGCAGTGGTCACCACATCAACCTGCACACACAGCTCAGGTTGCTCAACCAGAAACAAACCGGCGGCGTCCCCGAGACCAATTTCTACGCCTTGGAGGACCACTGGCGTGACCTGCTAGCGAACGATCACCGGGTCGATGTCAGTTTTGACGTGACCTACCCGTCGACCGGTGGGCAGGTGCCAACGGCGGTGAGGGTGAGGTACTCGATCGATGGAGTCGAACAGGAACCCATTCGATACCGAAACGTACCGGCGCCCAGGACCCCTGAGAACGACCCTATGTGGGACGACTTCCAGAACAACTCTGGAAGCGACTAA
- a CDS encoding immunity protein YezG family protein has product MDPQEQSETLRKLGDLILDEVRGPWTEIALKYQGFITLTTSIITVTREDGNTEKVVPPSTVDELMDQIRDEMYEQGKGTWFSAQYTITPPGRFSVDFDYDNQPTFPFEPDPKTYYEDMAHFPRDFENTPDWLKDKIRTALTIMKQEKDLEESEGRSTE; this is encoded by the coding sequence ATGGACCCCCAAGAGCAGAGCGAGACGCTCCGAAAGCTCGGCGACCTGATCCTTGACGAGGTGCGGGGACCCTGGACAGAAATCGCCCTGAAGTACCAGGGCTTCATCACACTGACGACGTCTATTATTACCGTCACCAGGGAGGACGGAAACACGGAGAAGGTGGTGCCCCCCAGCACCGTCGACGAGCTAATGGACCAAATCCGGGATGAGATGTATGAGCAGGGAAAGGGAACGTGGTTCTCCGCCCAATATACGATCACCCCGCCCGGCAGATTCAGTGTCGACTTCGACTATGATAACCAGCCCACCTTCCCATTCGAGCCCGACCCCAAGACCTACTACGAGGACATGGCGCATTTCCCACGCGACTTCGAGAACACCCCAGATTGGCTCAAGGACAAGATCCGGACCGCCCTCACGATCATGAAGCAGGAGAAAGATCTGGAGGAATCCGAGGGACGGTCCACCGAGTGA
- a CDS encoding immunity protein YezG family protein: MKYDALISLTTCRTTVTRDEGTTERIDTSKDVTEMMFRLRDKMHESGKGTWYSAEYTITPPGSFNVDFDYDNPPSFPFEPDPRTFYQDLQQYPRRFENAPEWLNEKIRSAIAIMKQEKEQKGSEEGTTG; the protein is encoded by the coding sequence TTGAAATACGATGCCCTCATCAGCCTCACCACCTGCCGAACCACGGTAACCAGAGACGAGGGCACCACCGAGAGAATAGACACTTCGAAGGACGTCACGGAGATGATGTTTCGCCTTCGAGACAAGATGCACGAATCCGGCAAGGGAACGTGGTACTCCGCCGAATATACGATCACACCGCCCGGCAGCTTCAACGTCGACTTCGACTACGACAATCCGCCCTCCTTCCCCTTCGAGCCCGACCCGAGGACCTTTTATCAGGACCTCCAGCAGTACCCCCGACGCTTCGAGAACGCGCCCGAGTGGCTCAATGAAAAGATCCGGTCCGCAATCGCAATCATGAAGCAGGAGAAGGAGCAGAAGGGATCCGAGGAAGGCACCACCGGGTGA
- a CDS encoding immunity 49 family protein: MTYFIPSHDLGCGHENLLPRIPDKRARVGKTAEERPGSIDLRLNSLWSDACTTLAVDRRAANLETWEAWTAAMQMYNSLFDITIPEAGTPVEFMFDHKTRRTTATGPRYSTDVGAWDMAFYLAITCRDQERWKRLCHIDVELLRQAEQNGGAQYNAFTYHWAAARQAYILHRPELVEELTAAMELSDPTRSEFGDPDHLNKVVFPQMNTFLKFAQGDSDAFNESLANGLTLWRDYVTSDEERAEDVKNVTPLGLLALACMGYDRSHHETGFQLEVESDYLPIHIVERTWYGEFDI; encoded by the coding sequence ATGACCTACTTCATTCCGTCCCATGATCTCGGTTGCGGTCACGAGAATCTCCTCCCGCGCATACCCGACAAGCGGGCTCGGGTTGGCAAGACAGCCGAGGAACGCCCTGGGTCCATCGACCTCAGGTTGAACTCCCTGTGGTCGGACGCGTGCACCACGTTGGCGGTGGACCGTCGAGCCGCGAACCTGGAGACTTGGGAGGCCTGGACGGCGGCCATGCAGATGTACAACTCGCTGTTCGACATCACCATCCCCGAAGCGGGAACGCCGGTCGAGTTCATGTTCGACCACAAGACCAGGCGCACCACCGCGACCGGGCCTCGATACTCCACGGACGTCGGGGCATGGGACATGGCGTTCTACCTCGCCATCACCTGCCGCGACCAGGAACGGTGGAAGCGACTGTGCCACATCGACGTCGAACTCCTGCGACAGGCCGAACAGAATGGTGGCGCCCAGTACAACGCGTTTACCTATCACTGGGCGGCAGCGCGACAGGCTTACATTCTCCACCGTCCTGAACTGGTCGAGGAACTCACCGCCGCGATGGAACTCTCCGACCCCACACGATCCGAATTCGGCGACCCCGACCACCTCAACAAAGTCGTCTTCCCACAGATGAACACCTTCTTGAAATTCGCCCAGGGCGACTCCGACGCCTTCAACGAATCCCTCGCCAACGGCCTCACACTCTGGCGCGACTATGTGACCTCTGATGAGGAACGCGCTGAGGACGTCAAGAACGTCACGCCGCTGGGCCTCCTCGCCCTGGCCTGCATGGGATACGACCGCAGCCACCACGAAACAGGATTCCAGCTCGAAGTGGAATCCGACTACCTCCCCATACACATCGTCGAACGCACCTGGTACGGCGAATTCGACATCTGA
- a CDS encoding DUF6177 family protein, translated as MSHDVIALLAESPHRRSLLDALAEAGPKLRVRLVAEGTVIELRDDSGRLVLAVQAAQRLAVSSEADRLLTDGVSDDLPAQPYWVEARGAELDDTDTAGMARRFARHLVERHGGTLWEPQPRLARDDEHLQGVTDHPAVSAVTGKNAVVVQDRPVVPLSSWIVDALAVHGREGLGLQVVTPSTSVLTHALRSFLGKRAATWVVRAPDGRYYDGFNGLPLVWADDTGFVPDPGLDPRDGPNTAFHVSPDDEPTVLLHVDLQIDHPVSGDLVLGGVVADLAAHVAGAPPSVWGTSEPLIRPWDPARITQTARRRAPGATWLAFSGQPDGGADAGALPFAGTLRVSRVPSGVREHVLLTVAHRPGEEPDTQALTPLLRDLATQGGLRTMTVHRALGRADLTTPPRWSGVPVPVGLAVGAEGVLETGLDRALQAPVEGVAVGPRMTPVVWYRVGDGTEPDSWDRFQALREHLRPR; from the coding sequence GTGAGCCATGACGTGATCGCCCTTCTGGCCGAGAGCCCCCACCGGCGTTCGCTCCTGGACGCCCTGGCCGAGGCCGGGCCGAAGCTGCGGGTCCGACTGGTCGCCGAGGGGACGGTGATCGAGCTGCGCGACGACTCCGGCCGCCTCGTGCTGGCCGTGCAGGCCGCACAGCGGCTGGCGGTCTCCTCCGAGGCCGACCGGCTCCTGACGGACGGGGTGAGCGACGACCTTCCCGCCCAGCCCTACTGGGTGGAGGCACGGGGCGCCGAGCTCGACGACACCGACACCGCCGGGATGGCCCGCCGGTTCGCCCGCCACCTGGTCGAGCGGCACGGCGGCACACTCTGGGAGCCCCAGCCCAGGCTCGCCCGCGACGACGAACACCTCCAGGGCGTCACCGACCACCCCGCGGTGAGCGCCGTGACCGGGAAGAACGCCGTCGTGGTACAGGACCGCCCGGTGGTGCCGCTGTCGAGCTGGATCGTGGACGCCCTCGCCGTGCACGGACGCGAAGGGCTCGGCCTCCAGGTGGTCACCCCGTCCACGAGCGTCCTCACGCACGCGTTGCGCTCGTTCCTGGGCAAGCGCGCCGCGACCTGGGTCGTGCGGGCGCCCGACGGCCGCTACTACGACGGCTTCAACGGCCTGCCGCTGGTGTGGGCGGACGACACCGGCTTCGTGCCCGACCCCGGCCTCGACCCGAGGGACGGCCCGAACACGGCCTTTCACGTCTCACCCGACGACGAACCGACCGTGCTCCTGCACGTGGATCTCCAGATCGACCATCCGGTCAGCGGTGACCTGGTGCTCGGCGGTGTCGTGGCGGACCTGGCCGCGCACGTGGCCGGGGCGCCTCCGTCGGTCTGGGGGACCTCCGAACCCCTCATCCGCCCCTGGGACCCCGCCCGGATCACCCAGACCGCCCGGCGGCGCGCCCCCGGGGCCACCTGGTTGGCCTTCTCCGGTCAGCCCGACGGCGGCGCGGACGCCGGCGCCCTGCCCTTCGCCGGGACCCTGCGGGTCTCGCGCGTGCCCTCGGGTGTGCGCGAGCACGTCCTGCTCACGGTGGCCCACCGTCCCGGCGAGGAGCCGGACACGCAGGCGCTCACCCCGTTGCTGCGCGACCTGGCGACCCAGGGCGGCCTGCGCACCATGACCGTGCACCGCGCGCTCGGCCGCGCCGACCTCACGACGCCGCCGCGCTGGTCCGGGGTGCCCGTGCCCGTGGGTCTGGCCGTGGGCGCCGAGGGGGTCCTGGAGACGGGCCTGGACAGGGCGCTCCAGGCACCGGTGGAGGGCGTGGCGGTCGGTCCGCGCATGACCCCGGTGGTCTGGTACCGCGTCGGCGACGGCACGGAACCGGACTCCTGGGACCGGTTCCAGGCCCTCAGGGAGCACCTCAGGCCCCGTTGA
- a CDS encoding ROK family transcriptional regulator yields the protein MTEEVLTGSGGRGLTELRATAAGAGTLLRILRDGRPRTRSELATVTGLARSTVTQRVDALLASGLIGPAGEAASTGGRPPTTFSFRPDARVVVAADLGATHARMALTDMSGTVLAEDRADLDIALGPEIVLDQVVERGWALLDGAGREIHDLLGVGIGLPGPVQYSTGRAVNPPIMPGWDSFDVPGYVGARLPVPVLVDNDVNIMAVGEHHVAWPTASHLMFVKVATGIGCGIVSEGRVYRGAQGAAGDMGHIHVPSGAGRQCRCGNTGCLEAVASGSAIAEALTREGVPAGGARDVVELSRNGSVPALRALRQAGRDVGEVLAASVNMFNPSVIVIGGALALAGDHLLAGVREIIYQRSLPLATEHLSIVSSAAGESAGVIGAAVTVIEHCLSPEHADTLVNRA from the coding sequence ATGACGGAAGAGGTGCTGACGGGCTCAGGGGGCAGGGGTTTGACGGAGTTGCGCGCGACGGCCGCGGGGGCGGGGACACTGCTGCGGATACTGCGCGACGGCAGACCGCGGACCCGTTCGGAGCTGGCGACCGTGACCGGCCTGGCGCGTTCCACGGTCACCCAGCGCGTGGACGCCCTGTTGGCCAGCGGGCTCATCGGACCCGCGGGCGAGGCCGCCTCGACCGGGGGACGCCCGCCCACGACCTTCTCGTTCCGACCCGACGCCCGCGTGGTCGTGGCCGCCGACCTCGGCGCCACCCACGCGCGCATGGCCCTGACCGACATGTCGGGGACGGTCCTGGCCGAGGACCGCGCCGACCTGGACATCGCGCTGGGCCCCGAAATCGTGCTGGACCAGGTGGTCGAGCGGGGGTGGGCCCTGCTCGACGGCGCCGGCCGCGAGATCCACGACCTGCTGGGGGTGGGTATCGGCCTGCCCGGGCCGGTCCAGTACTCCACCGGCCGCGCGGTCAACCCGCCGATCATGCCCGGATGGGACAGCTTCGACGTGCCCGGCTACGTGGGCGCGCGCCTGCCCGTCCCCGTCCTGGTGGACAACGACGTCAACATCATGGCGGTCGGCGAGCACCACGTCGCCTGGCCCACCGCCAGCCACCTGATGTTCGTCAAGGTCGCGACCGGCATCGGCTGCGGCATCGTCAGTGAGGGCCGGGTCTACCGGGGCGCCCAGGGCGCGGCCGGGGACATGGGGCACATCCACGTGCCCAGTGGTGCGGGGCGCCAGTGCCGCTGCGGCAACACCGGATGCCTGGAGGCCGTGGCCAGCGGCTCGGCCATCGCCGAGGCGCTGACCCGCGAGGGGGTCCCTGCAGGCGGCGCCCGCGACGTCGTGGAGCTCTCACGCAACGGGTCGGTCCCGGCCCTGCGCGCCCTGCGCCAGGCGGGTCGCGACGTCGGCGAGGTGCTGGCCGCGTCGGTCAACATGTTCAACCCGTCGGTCATCGTCATCGGCGGCGCGCTGGCGCTGGCCGGCGACCACCTGCTCGCCGGGGTCCGCGAGATCATCTACCAGCGCTCCCTGCCCCTGGCCACCGAGCACCTGAGCATCGTCTCCTCCGCGGCGGGCGAGAGCGCGGGCGTCATCGGCGCGGCCGTGACGGTCATCGAGCACTGCCTGAGCCCCGAGCACGCCGACACCCTGGTCAACCGGGCCTAG
- a CDS encoding Gfo/Idh/MocA family protein, whose protein sequence is MSKVTSLGEADDPGPLAPLVYRAAVIGTGFMGRVHTHAVRAGGGRVVGVAGSSQDKAERFRTAHGLDRAVGHALDLIHDPDVDVVHVCTPNHLHAPLSLAALAAGKHVVCEKPLATDAATARSLVEAAEEAERVAVVPFAYRFHPMAREARARVAAGDIGRVSLAHGGYLQDWLLSPEDDNWRVDPELGGPSRAFGDIGSHWCDMLEFVTGDRITAVSAQTSRVNDTRGSASRPVTTEDLVAFQFSTRGGAIGSAVISQVSAGRKNRLLLEVSGSEGSLVFDQERPETLWSGSRGRTALISRDDPALSADAARLVTVPVGHPQGYQDCFNALVADTAAAIAGHAPEGLPRFADGLRAAVLAEAVLESARERRWVDVPGVDEA, encoded by the coding sequence GTGAGTAAGGTCACAAGCCTGGGTGAAGCGGACGATCCCGGCCCCCTCGCCCCCCTGGTCTACCGCGCGGCGGTGATCGGCACCGGTTTCATGGGACGGGTCCACACCCACGCCGTCCGCGCCGGCGGCGGCCGGGTCGTGGGCGTGGCCGGCTCCTCCCAGGACAAGGCCGAGCGCTTCCGCACCGCCCACGGCCTGGACCGCGCCGTCGGCCACGCCCTCGATCTCATCCACGACCCCGACGTGGACGTCGTCCACGTCTGCACCCCCAACCACCTGCACGCCCCGCTGAGCCTGGCCGCGCTGGCGGCGGGCAAGCACGTCGTGTGCGAGAAGCCCCTGGCCACCGACGCCGCTACGGCACGCAGCCTGGTCGAGGCCGCCGAGGAGGCCGAACGCGTCGCGGTCGTGCCCTTCGCCTACCGCTTCCACCCCATGGCCCGCGAGGCCCGCGCACGGGTCGCGGCCGGCGACATCGGACGCGTCAGCCTGGCGCACGGCGGCTACCTCCAGGACTGGCTGCTCTCCCCCGAGGACGACAACTGGCGGGTGGACCCCGAACTGGGCGGCCCCTCCCGGGCGTTCGGCGACATCGGCTCGCACTGGTGCGACATGCTGGAGTTCGTCACCGGCGACCGCATCACCGCGGTCAGCGCCCAGACCTCCCGCGTCAACGACACCCGCGGCAGCGCGTCCCGGCCGGTCACCACCGAGGACCTGGTCGCCTTCCAGTTCTCCACCCGCGGCGGCGCGATCGGCAGCGCCGTGATCAGCCAGGTCTCCGCCGGCCGCAAGAACCGGCTGCTGCTGGAGGTGTCCGGGAGCGAGGGCTCGCTCGTCTTCGACCAGGAGCGCCCCGAGACCCTGTGGTCCGGTTCCCGCGGCCGCACCGCGCTCATCTCGCGCGACGACCCCGCCCTCAGCGCCGACGCCGCCCGACTGGTCACGGTGCCGGTCGGCCACCCCCAGGGCTACCAGGACTGCTTCAACGCCCTGGTGGCCGACACCGCCGCGGCCATCGCCGGGCACGCGCCCGAGGGGCTGCCCCGCTTCGCCGACGGCCTGCGCGCCGCCGTGCTGGCCGAGGCCGTGCTGGAGTCGGCCCGCGAGCGCCGCTGGGTCGACGTCCCGGGGGTGGACGAGGCATGA
- a CDS encoding sugar ABC transporter ATP-binding protein has protein sequence MTGEPLLRMRAITKSFLGVRVLHGVDLDLRAGEVHALVGENGAGKSTLMKVLAGVHRPDGGTIELDGEQVAFEHPVRAQRAGVATVFQEFNLLPERTVAENVFLGREPLRRGLVDGRAMERATAALLADLGLEGIAPWRKVRSLSVAEQQIVEIVKALSQDARVISMDEPTAALADHEVEVLYGIIARLRERGVAVLYVSHRLKEIFDLAATITVLKDGDLVGTWPVQEIGPAELVRQMVGRPVSAVFPEPLEPRGEQVGRVRLSVSGGGNTQVDDIGFEVRGGEILGLGGLQGSGRTEIAHALFGIARFTRGEVRVDGRVVNPRSPRQAVRAGLVLVTEDRKAQGLALHQSVLANGRLVLDAVFPFGSAARARRLPGVLSSLELVARGGHGQEVQYLSGGNQQKVVLAKWLAAEPGVIVLDEPTRGIDVGAKQAVYRLMRELAADGVAIVLITSELPELIGMADRLVVLDDGRVAGELPGDADEEAVMALATGSARHEEAAS, from the coding sequence ATGACCGGCGAACCCCTGCTGAGGATGCGCGCCATCACCAAGTCCTTCCTCGGTGTGCGCGTCCTGCACGGCGTCGACCTGGACCTGCGCGCCGGTGAGGTGCACGCCCTCGTCGGCGAGAACGGGGCCGGCAAGTCGACCCTGATGAAGGTCCTGGCCGGGGTGCACCGCCCCGACGGGGGCACCATCGAACTCGACGGCGAACAGGTCGCCTTCGAGCACCCCGTGCGGGCGCAGCGGGCGGGGGTCGCCACGGTCTTCCAGGAGTTCAACCTCCTGCCCGAGCGCACCGTCGCCGAGAACGTCTTCCTGGGCCGCGAGCCCCTGCGCCGCGGCCTCGTGGACGGCCGGGCGATGGAGCGCGCCACCGCCGCGCTCCTGGCCGACCTCGGGCTGGAGGGCATCGCCCCGTGGCGCAAGGTGCGGTCGCTGTCGGTGGCCGAGCAGCAGATCGTGGAGATCGTCAAGGCGCTCTCGCAGGACGCCCGCGTCATCTCCATGGACGAGCCGACCGCCGCGCTGGCCGACCACGAGGTGGAGGTGCTCTACGGGATCATCGCCCGGCTGCGCGAGCGCGGCGTGGCCGTCCTCTACGTCTCGCACCGGCTCAAGGAGATCTTCGACCTCGCCGCGACCATCACCGTCCTCAAGGACGGCGACCTGGTCGGCACCTGGCCCGTCCAGGAGATCGGGCCCGCCGAGCTGGTCCGCCAGATGGTCGGCCGCCCCGTCTCCGCGGTCTTCCCCGAACCCCTGGAGCCGCGCGGCGAGCAGGTCGGACGCGTCCGGCTGTCGGTGTCCGGGGGCGGCAACACCCAGGTGGACGACATCGGGTTCGAGGTCCGCGGCGGAGAGATCCTCGGCCTGGGCGGGCTCCAGGGCAGCGGCCGCACCGAGATCGCGCACGCCCTGTTCGGAATCGCGCGGTTCACCCGCGGCGAGGTGCGCGTGGACGGGCGGGTCGTGAACCCGCGCTCCCCGCGCCAGGCCGTGCGCGCGGGCCTGGTCCTGGTCACCGAGGACCGCAAGGCCCAGGGCCTGGCCCTGCACCAGTCGGTGCTGGCCAACGGGCGCCTGGTGCTGGACGCCGTCTTCCCCTTCGGTTCGGCGGCGCGCGCCCGCCGGCTGCCCGGCGTGCTGTCCTCGCTGGAGCTGGTCGCCCGCGGCGGCCACGGCCAGGAGGTCCAGTACCTGTCCGGCGGCAACCAGCAAAAGGTCGTGCTGGCCAAGTGGCTGGCGGCCGAACCCGGCGTCATCGTGCTGGACGAGCCCACCCGCGGTATCGACGTGGGCGCCAAACAGGCCGTCTACCGGCTCATGCGCGAACTGGCCGCCGACGGCGTGGCCATCGTGCTGATCACGTCAGAACTACCCGAGCTCATCGGCATGGCCGACCGACTGGTCGTGCTCGACGACGGCCGCGTCGCGGGCGAACTGCCCGGCGACGCCGACGAGGAGGCCGTGATGGCCCTGGCCACCGGTTCCGCACGCCACGAGGAGGCGGCGTCGTGA